The DNA region TCCTTTTTTCTTAACAGTGTATTGGGCGAGGGACCATATACTGTATGGCCACTATGGTCAACTTCCTTCCTGGCCTCCCTCCAACTTTCTGTGATACACTAGAGCCAGAATAAtgtttctcagccaatcagtggagatcagtcaatACCATAGAAAGTGACATCCAAGGTTATTATAATTAACTAAACCtatctaaaatctaaaaaatctttttagttaactgaaaataaacaaaacatttacaaaaaaaccaaaactaAAACTTGATTCTGTgcttaaaaatcaaactaaaatatAGTAAAATTAAGGACAAAATAAGGACAAAATCtcctcagttttagtctttgacaacAGCAGAGTGATGTACACATACACGCAAGCCTGGAGCaagtaaaattgcctgatttgattgaagaagACTTCACAATAGTTATTATAGGTCTTGAGTTGTActcaaacataaaaactgaataattaaatgaaaatagaagAGCCTTTTTGGGTCACGCCCCTGACAGGTTTCTCATATTGCCTACCAGCAGCAgtaaccagcagtaaaaactaaactaaactaaactgaaattgacaataaaataactaaaaactgaataaagataaaaactaataaaaaatcctaaactattataaccttggtaaCATCACACTGTCCAACCAATTAGCAGTGGCCCAGagtgtctcaaacttcctgtttcctccagaactcgaGAAATGCTGCTTTACATCTCTTTTGGTCCAAAACAAATGGCCCTAAAATTAACCAAGATAATTTGATGACACACATTATAAAGGTGAATAGTGGTACTAAATGTAATCATAGGTTTTGTTTTATGTTGGATTCCTAGCAAGTACTGAAATTTTAGCCTGAAAAATGGAGGAGCCATATTTGGACATATGCCTTTTTATGGGTTTAAAGTGTTGTCTATATTAAGATATATGACCAACTCATCTAGCACTCAGACTAAAGGTATTTTACTGACAAATTACTTATCATAATGTCAGATAACAGTACTCAATAGAGTAGTTAGATGTTGCCAAgtatttttggtcagttttataaccttttaacagttttattaaacttaTGTGGTTTATATCAGTTCTTATTTTACCTTAGTCTAATCTCTGCTTGAATTAGTTCAGATTTTTagtatttgttatttttcttacttttatgGAATGGAATCATAATTAAGTGGTATAAAGAGTGAAATATATGtgatttcagtcagttttataaAAGCACAATAGTTTTCTTACACATGTAGGGTGTAAATCAGTTCCTATTTTATTGTGTGTTATCACTGCTAAAATTCCTGTAGTTATTAGATATTTGTAATTATTATAGGTGTCCTGTTGGACAGTCTGTTATACAGTATTCTGAAGTCAGTCATATCTTGCCTCTAAAAGAGGTCAGAATCTAAAGACAACCTCAGCATGTCTGTAAAATTAATACTTtgtatttaaataactttttgatATGCAAGtaagtgacaaaagtaaaaaaaaaaacaaaaacaaaacaaaacaaaacaaaacaaaacaaaaaaaccccaaacaaacaaacaaacaaacaggaaaacaacaacaacaacaacaacaacaaaaaaacaaaacaaaacaaaacaaaaacaattgtTATGTCCCCCTTTAATATTCTAGGGCTTAAgttttgaatttccaagtattttaATGAGTGTCCTATTAAGGGTTAATTGTTTTAAACTGATGTCTCAGATGTCTTTGGAATCAGGAAAGCATGAATTACTTACTGCAAACAAGTGGCCAATAGCGACAGCTAAGCCAATAGAGAGGCTGGCAGAGCCACCCAGGTCGTTGCGTTTAGGATCACATGTGGCAAAGATGGTGAAGACGAGCTCGAATGTGATCAGGAGCTCCACAAGAAGGCCGTGACCCAATGAAAGTCCTGAGTTCACCTTGGAAAGACAAAAaggagttttttgtttgtttgtttgtttgtttttactaatTAGAGCTCCTGtaaggaatttttttttggtcataaaatggACCAAAATACTTCATAATAATACATATGTTTCTTCATGACCTATAAGAGCAACAGAGATCATcaggaataaaaatgaaaatttttatttagtttctttaaatgtgaatgTAGCTGCTGTCTCAGGGTAGGTGTCAAACAAAGAAGTACACAGCATGCTGCTAAAGAGAATCATGATTGACAGTATATGCATATATACAAGACAAGATCAGCTTCTATTTTAGTGCCACGGTCAACAAAAACCTGAAGTTtcacacaggagctttaactgCATGAAAACTTTAAAACCTCTTACCTTGGTTACACCAAAGGAGCCTCTAAAAGCAGCAGGAGTGACCAAATAGAGGATCCCAGCTCCTGTGATAGCTCCCAGGCACTGAGCAACCACATAGAACAGCCCCTTAGCCAGGCTCAGCTTCCTTGTTACCACCATGGCTGCAGTCACCGCGGGGTTAATGTGTCCACCGCTGATGTGTCCAAAACACTGCACCATGGTGGCGATGCTCAGGCCGAAGCAGAGGGAGATGAGGACTAAATCGGCCGGTGGAGGATTCTCCTCCCCCGCATGCCAGTTGATGGTAGAGCCCAGACCGAGGAGTACAAAAATAAGAGTGGCCAGGTATTCTCCAGACACAGCCCTCCAGAAGTCCTTGGTCCAGATCCCTTTGAAAGCGACCATTATGCTGTGACAGTTACACCAGGACAGGAACCTCCTGGCAATGAGAATAATGAGCAAAATGATTAGCCTACTTATGTATTCctggtgagtgtgtgtgcaaATGTAGTGAACCCTATCAGAACAGCTGCCTCTGGGCACAACATTTATAACTCCACCAGGGATTTAAGCTGGTGGCTTTCCATCACAAAAAGTCACACAGAGCATTCTTTAAACATTGTGTACAGAGCCAAATGATCACACTTACTGTCAAAGCAAACAGGCAGTCAGTGTAAGCAGGATGAAGGACAAACCTTTTGACTTAAAACACTAAAGAAAAAGTAATTTGATTgtataaagacattttaaggtatttgtacatttaaaaagttgcaaaagaaaGTCAGATTTGTTGCAGCCAGCCTCTAAGGAATAACAGTTGCATCATAATTGCATCAAAGTTGCACCAAGAACTCAACATTTCTTTTCCTTGGTAAAACTCACCAAAAGCAATTGCACGTTctccctgtctctgtctctgtagtgtctgaagtgtttttattcataagtCCTGATGATGAGTTTTTCACCCAGCAGAGATATCTTCCCTCCTCATCACAAGTTAAAGGTGAAAAAGTCTGTGACCTGCAGTACTTACAGCAAAGCAGCAGGCAGTGTGAACGTAGAGCAGAGAGCAGGTCTGTCAGACGAACATGATCCACACATTGTGCCCCGGGATTGCATCCAGCAGCTTTATTAAGTTACTAACCAGGCATCACCTCACGGGAATTAAACAGCCAGCTCAAGGGGGCGGGGTCTGGAGATCTGCTGGCTGTGCAAACACAGGCACTGTGGCTCAAAGTGCTGCTGCACAGAGACTGAGTCAGCCTCAGCATCTTAGTCATGTTACAGACACAACAACATGCTGCTGGAGTTTGTAAGATATTCACAGCCTCATTTATACTGGGAGGAATGCAGAACAGCACAGTGAAGTAGACTTCAGTAATAACAAATGTAGTTTACTCTCATGAAAATTCATGCATATTTAAATTTGTTGATATGCAGTAAAGgaaatatatctatatctacagGAATAAGGGaattaaagcaaacaaacaaacaaacaaacaaaaaaacaaatgtttgtacAAAAACCTGTTGATCTTGTAGCTCAGggaagttttttaaaaagtagttttaatttctgtttgcCAGTGTAAAAAAACTTCTGTGGTTTTCAGTGCTGCTTTTGTAGAATAGAAAGACTTTTATAGATGCTTTGACTGCAGGGGCCACATTTAAACTCagtctttaaaaataacatttcagcttttcactttcacttctgatggattttttttttttgtggcattGTCCATttatacacacattttttttcttttcttttctccccCCCTGAATTTAGAGAACAGATAAACACTAAAAGTCCTTGTCAGGGAAAAATATTCCCCTTTGTATTCATCCTTTGGGGGAAATTAATTGTACCTCTGTTAGAAGACAACAGGGTTAGAATTTTAGCAGAGATAAATACTATTTACAAAAGTACCTATgagaaaataagaataatagTATCATAATAAGAAAGACAATAAGGGTGGCCTCACAGGTGGTgccaaaatcaataaaaacaagagcTCCTCATAGGAGCTTAAATGAAAACAGTGCATTTTTCCTTTGGAATAAAGGTTacatttggtaaaaaaaaaaaacagggccAACAGTCTTGATATTTAGACATAGAAATAGTGAAATCAAATCTTTCAGGTTAGAGAACACGGATAATGTGGGCTGCGGTGGCAAgagaaaactaataaaactcaaaattgaTCCACATGGCATGACAAATCATCTGGCTCAGACCCcagatctcagatgcccccGCCCCCGCCCCCACTGCAGACAACAACAGTTAGATGCTGcatctgtcaggatggaaatacacactgaaacttaacaaataaaatcagattaaggGTAATGGTAATGGTAAGGGAAAGGGTTAggtaccaaaagttaaaagtcaaaaaccaaACCTTCACAAACTacttacaaaactaacaaagctatgttacctacatagataatgtagctatgtagctatgtagcttaatATAAAGCCAATGGCACTAACaatgctatgttagctacatagataatgtacctatgtagctaatgtaacttAATATAAAGCCAATAGCACTATCAAACCTATGTTAGTTATGTGGGCAACATAGTTACATAAAGATAAAACTAGACAAAGCTTAAGCAAACAAAGCAAAGTTAGACTGTGCtaacaagcaaaaaaaagcTACATTCACTACATTTATAATGCAACTTAAGCTACATAATCTAAGATCATGCTTGTTCAATAATTATGCAAATGGTTGCTTGcttaagctttgttagctttagctaaagctaacagttaaatataaagctaacaaagctattgGAGCTAACAAAGATATTTTGGCGTCATAGGTGATGTAGCTAAATAGCTAAATTTGAATCTCACAAAGCTACAGctaaagcaaatgaagctacaTGAGCTATGTTAGATAATGCTATGTTGTTTAGTTACACTAATGAAGCTAgagaaataaactaaattatTTTAGCTTCATaggttatgtagctatgtaagctaaatctaatgctaacaaagctacattagattTATTGGTAACATAGCTACAAAACTAAGGTAACTAagcaaatgaagctacattagctacattagatatGCTAAGCTTTGTTTTTGAAAGCTTAGATAGCTTAAAACCAAACCAATGAAGCTTATACAGAGCTACATAAGTAATGTAGATAAAGGTACAGCAAATAAAGCCATGTTAGCCACAGTAGATTGTGCATTGTAACTTAGTAATGCAAATGGTGACTTGCTGTAACAGACCTACATTACATGTTACATAGCAACATTTACTACGTAGCTAGCAAAGCtgacttagctttagctagaggTGATTTAGCTAATTGTTTACATGACTACTTCTAAAaggggtctatacataatttagaCATCAGAccttctttctgttttatttatggaaTGTTgcaatttgttttcttttaacagatgtaactgccagattttgtttatgaataatgtatttaaaataaacatataaaaagctgtaccagcaaattatgtCCCTTCTGCTCTGATGGATGTGGCGTCTCATTATAGTGGTCTGTCAGAGTCCGATATTTGCTGTTTGCATCCAGACCCCTCTCTGGCATGGGGAGGGTGAAGCACATCAGAAAATGTCAATGTCCaagcaaaagataaaaaaaagtctgctttAATTTCATAGCACCAAAGTGCCTCACAgagcaaaattaaaaagataaaaatatgaaacaagaaAATACTATACAcaataaataatattaaaaacaaaatctgttgGGATAAAATGTGCTCATCCTGACAGGAAGGGTGAAAAGAAGAGAAGAGTCttccacaaataaaaaaacaagctaCAGTTTCTTGTGTTTATTCAACAGCTATTCTTAAATGGTCTACAAATTGGCATCCTCATGCATCTCTTGAGATTTCCTCAGTGCCTGTCGTCTCATGCTCTTTCCCCTGAGCCTGCCCATCTATGCCATATGCCTTATGATGCAAACCACCAGTTCTATCAAAATATCGTCTTTAAATCCTTTTCTTGTGAATTATTGCATTcctattattatatttataaagAGAAAGAACGTCTGTTCTATTTAAACTTTGTGCTTTGATTTACATCATGAGAGCTTGTGCTGAGTTTATCCACAGTCTGTTGACACAAGAAAGAAGAATGGTCATATTTTCATACAcatataattttttgttttctaagtCATCACAGCAACTCAAGAACtcaaatgtaatatttcagaaaagcaaatttgtttgttgtgatgattatactgtgttgtttttgtttttgataatatCAGGAAACATTGGATCAACTTTGGtctattattaaaaatattaactaaCTTACTGCTTGCTATCAGAGTTCATGTCTTTGTCAACGGATTAATTGTTAACAAAGTCACATGTTTTATTAACTATGCCTACCTCATATTAACAGAAAGATTAACACGTTATCTGCAATGGTCAAtagtgtcatttttaaaagaaggGCCTTCTTCCTTTTGCTACCTTTACCTTTCTTTcttaaatacatttactttgGGACAACTGTAACCTCTAAATACATCAAAACAACTGAAGCACTGTAACTTCATATAAAGACTGAATGGTTTGTGACCCTTTGAAATAACtgctttaattatttaattactTGATTACTGAAATTATCCAGTTTCACAAAAGTTTTCTGTTAGACTCAAAACAAGAAACAACTGATTTCAggtgactaaaaataaaactctgttCAGTGCCAAAGGGTAGACTGTAGCTGCTTTTATTGGGTCTCCTCCTGATACTGATCTTCAGGAAACAGAGACTGGACATGTGAAAGACTGTATGTCTCCGTCTG from Cheilinus undulatus linkage group 13, ASM1832078v1, whole genome shotgun sequence includes:
- the LOC121520167 gene encoding aquaporin-4-like isoform X2, which encodes MNKNTSDTTETETGRTCNCFWRFLSWCNCHSIMVAFKGIWTKDFWRAVSGEYLATLIFVLLGLGSTINWHAGEENPPPADLVLISLCFGLSIATMVQCFGHISGGHINPAVTAAMVVTRKLSLAKGLFYVVAQCLGAITGAGILYLVTPAAFRGSFGVTKVNSGLSLGHGLLVELLITFELVFTIFATCDPKRNDLGGSASLSIGLAVAIGHLFAIPYTGASMNPARSFGPALVTLNFESHWVYWLGPILGGILAAGLYEYLYCPDPEVKERLKKVFQKDPSGKYREVETDDLNIKPGSISDMEKGEKKDPFQDSTGEVLSSV
- the LOC121520167 gene encoding aquaporin-4-like isoform X1, which codes for MQSRGTMCGSCSSDRPALCSTFTLPAALLRFLSWCNCHSIMVAFKGIWTKDFWRAVSGEYLATLIFVLLGLGSTINWHAGEENPPPADLVLISLCFGLSIATMVQCFGHISGGHINPAVTAAMVVTRKLSLAKGLFYVVAQCLGAITGAGILYLVTPAAFRGSFGVTKVNSGLSLGHGLLVELLITFELVFTIFATCDPKRNDLGGSASLSIGLAVAIGHLFAIPYTGASMNPARSFGPALVTLNFESHWVYWLGPILGGILAAGLYEYLYCPDPEVKERLKKVFQKDPSGKYREVETDDLNIKPGSISDMEKGEKKDPFQDSTGEVLSSV